One Longimicrobium sp. genomic window carries:
- a CDS encoding NADP-dependent oxidoreductase, translating to MSVSARNVEVVLRSRPEGAPREENFEVIEAPLPAVGPGQMLRRTIWLSVDPYMRGRMSAVKSYAPPVPLGEPMVGATVSQVVHSADPRFAAGDFVLGDDGWQSYAVGDGAGLRKLDPWRAPISWSLGVFGMPGLTAYVALLDLGSPASGETVVVSAAAGAVGSVAGQIAKLKGCRVVGTAGSDEKCAHVTRDLGFDACINYRSADLGAALNAACPDGIDVYVDQVGGAVLAAVLQRINVHARISLVGQMSHAGDVRPAPGPGLLPLVVNRATLRGMLVSDHAHRLPDFLRDMTRWVREGAIHYREDIVVGLANAPRALLGLFAGENVGKRIVQVSADPTRR from the coding sequence GTGAGCGTGTCCGCGCGCAACGTGGAGGTGGTCCTCCGGTCGCGCCCGGAGGGAGCACCGCGCGAGGAAAACTTCGAGGTGATCGAGGCGCCGCTGCCGGCGGTGGGGCCGGGACAGATGCTGCGCCGCACCATCTGGCTTTCGGTCGATCCGTACATGCGCGGCCGGATGAGCGCCGTGAAGTCGTACGCGCCGCCGGTGCCGCTGGGCGAGCCGATGGTGGGCGCCACCGTCAGCCAGGTCGTGCACTCCGCCGATCCCCGCTTCGCCGCCGGCGACTTCGTGCTGGGCGACGATGGGTGGCAGAGCTACGCCGTCGGCGACGGCGCCGGGCTCCGCAAGCTGGACCCGTGGCGGGCGCCGATCTCCTGGTCGCTCGGCGTGTTCGGCATGCCCGGCCTCACCGCCTATGTCGCGCTGCTCGACCTCGGCTCCCCGGCGAGCGGCGAGACCGTCGTGGTTTCCGCGGCCGCGGGGGCCGTCGGCTCCGTGGCCGGGCAGATCGCCAAGCTGAAGGGCTGCCGTGTGGTCGGCACGGCCGGGTCGGACGAGAAGTGCGCCCACGTCACGCGCGACCTCGGCTTCGACGCGTGCATCAACTACCGGAGCGCCGACCTCGGCGCCGCCCTCAACGCCGCCTGCCCCGACGGCATCGACGTCTACGTCGACCAGGTGGGAGGCGCGGTGCTGGCGGCCGTCCTGCAGCGCATCAACGTGCATGCGCGGATTTCCCTGGTCGGCCAGATGTCGCACGCCGGCGACGTCCGTCCCGCGCCCGGGCCCGGCCTCCTGCCCCTCGTCGTCAACCGGGCCACCCTTCGGGGCATGCTCGTCTCCGACCACGCCCACCGCCTCCCCGACTTCCTTCGCGACATGACCCGGTGGGTGCGGGAAGGGGCCATCCACTACCGCGAAGACATCGTCGTCGGCCTCGCCAACGCACCCCGCGCCCTTCTCGGCCTGTTCGCGGGGGAGAATGTAGGGAAACGCATCGTGCAGGTGTCGGCGGACCCGACGCGCAGGTAA
- a CDS encoding site-specific integrase, translating to MTSNPSEFARAKETARIRWRNQGGKQRAYADLRSLGGGQPALIPPGEKRATTDPEIAEQLLHRLLAKYKKRKEKKVRAAMDPGPDLAEFAIHHLQEQAASDDYDAEWLTDSEAYLALAVDYFTRWQHASVRHPEPLPRRRSLASIDLPDVRAFSEWLNAMPDQRGCQRPVASRRRILIALKELFDGAILEGSLPAGSNPVAVAIQELRASSRETGWLSVGELALLLESARTIGCEPRAARALQSLPCPYELVATFMLTGACESEITRLQVRHLDFESRTIRIPDFKTGRVARSIPMHSQLREILWPYVQRLRTTSGYVFTTISGEPIYSWLEMLDLIATRAGFQEGQIRPSVFRTSYIIHRLACMDQGIPIDPKKVAREVGYTTPGLKKKVFERVQYGRARTDELVFLPDAIGPDLAGRLHTPSLDIVNRNGKTGGI from the coding sequence ATGACATCCAATCCCAGTGAGTTCGCCCGTGCGAAGGAGACCGCAAGGATCCGCTGGCGCAACCAAGGAGGCAAGCAGCGCGCGTACGCCGATTTGAGATCCCTCGGAGGCGGCCAGCCGGCCCTGATTCCTCCCGGAGAGAAGCGCGCGACGACCGATCCCGAGATTGCGGAGCAACTACTTCACCGCCTCCTGGCGAAATACAAAAAGCGGAAGGAGAAAAAGGTTCGGGCCGCCATGGATCCGGGGCCAGACCTTGCGGAGTTCGCGATTCACCACTTGCAAGAGCAAGCAGCATCGGACGACTACGACGCCGAGTGGTTGACGGACTCGGAGGCATATCTGGCCCTGGCTGTCGACTACTTCACGCGCTGGCAGCATGCGTCAGTTCGTCACCCTGAGCCGTTGCCGCGCCGGCGGAGTCTTGCCTCGATCGATCTTCCAGACGTCCGTGCATTCAGCGAGTGGCTCAACGCGATGCCGGATCAACGCGGATGTCAGCGTCCTGTCGCATCTCGCCGCCGCATCCTCATCGCACTCAAGGAGCTATTCGATGGAGCCATCCTCGAAGGGAGCCTACCGGCGGGCAGCAATCCTGTCGCGGTCGCAATTCAAGAGCTCCGCGCGTCGAGCAGAGAAACCGGATGGCTCAGTGTCGGTGAACTGGCACTTCTGCTTGAAAGTGCCAGAACCATCGGGTGCGAACCCCGAGCAGCCAGAGCACTACAGTCACTCCCGTGCCCGTACGAACTCGTCGCGACGTTCATGTTGACAGGCGCTTGCGAAAGCGAGATCACCCGCCTGCAGGTTCGGCATCTGGACTTTGAATCTCGCACCATCCGCATCCCGGATTTCAAGACCGGGCGGGTGGCGCGATCAATTCCCATGCACTCCCAATTGCGAGAGATACTCTGGCCGTACGTACAACGTCTCCGGACAACAAGTGGATACGTATTCACGACGATTTCAGGAGAACCTATCTACAGTTGGCTGGAGATGCTCGACCTGATCGCCACGCGCGCAGGCTTTCAGGAAGGCCAGATAAGACCGTCAGTATTCAGAACATCCTACATCATCCACCGACTCGCCTGCATGGATCAGGGTATCCCCATCGATCCGAAGAAGGTTGCTCGAGAGGTGGGCTACACCACACCGGGTTTGAAGAAGAAGGTTTTCGAACGAGTTCAGTACGGTCGGGCAAGAACGGACGAACTCGTCTTTCTGCCCGACGCGATCGGCCCAGACCTGGCAGGGCGCCTTCACACCCCTTCGCTCGACATCGTGAATCGGAATGGAAAAACCGGGGGTATTTGA
- a CDS encoding TolC family protein encodes MQRKSLRRTWRGACLAAVLPCIAPALAGQESSQPGPRRVALDEALAAAEAGSLDLQLARGAVDAARARVLTAGTRPNPTVALDREQLGGNGVSHETVLSVGQSLDLAGQRGARREAATREVSAAEVRVEAERARVGADVTRAYLRAATAEARLASLAEAGDLFRTAEQAGQVRFREGDISAYELQRLQLEAARYVTLSEEAAFELRQAGRELAFLLRPGSAPPGDDIVLPADTLGGIALHAASLAADTALARALRRADIRAAEADVGAARAAVDLRIRGRRPNPTLMAGLKEQAGGMAGAVVGVSVPLPLSDRSQGPIAEARAALAQAETRVAIARRAAEADVRRALERRAALAERLRLREGLLARARALLATARVAYAEGETSLLELLDAAETFRTTREGADALLAEYLTSVADLERATGGTDR; translated from the coding sequence GTGCAACGAAAATCACTTCGCCGTACCTGGAGAGGCGCCTGCCTGGCTGCCGTCCTGCCCTGTATCGCACCGGCGCTGGCAGGGCAGGAATCCTCCCAGCCGGGTCCCCGTCGTGTTGCCCTGGACGAGGCGCTCGCCGCGGCCGAGGCCGGGAGCCTGGACCTGCAACTCGCGCGAGGCGCGGTCGACGCGGCCCGGGCGCGCGTGCTGACGGCGGGTACCCGGCCCAACCCGACCGTGGCGCTGGACCGCGAGCAGCTTGGCGGAAATGGAGTCTCCCATGAGACGGTGCTTTCCGTGGGCCAGTCGCTGGACCTTGCCGGCCAGCGGGGTGCCCGGCGGGAAGCTGCCACGCGCGAGGTTTCCGCGGCGGAAGTGCGGGTGGAGGCGGAGCGTGCGCGAGTGGGGGCCGACGTGACGCGTGCCTACCTGCGCGCCGCCACCGCGGAGGCACGCTTGGCGTCTCTCGCCGAGGCCGGCGATTTGTTCCGGACGGCTGAGCAGGCCGGCCAGGTACGCTTTCGCGAGGGCGACATCTCCGCGTACGAGCTGCAGCGCCTGCAGTTGGAGGCAGCCCGCTACGTCACGCTCTCCGAGGAGGCGGCGTTCGAACTCAGGCAGGCAGGCCGCGAGCTGGCGTTCCTCCTTCGGCCCGGCTCCGCGCCACCCGGCGACGACATCGTGCTCCCGGCCGATACCCTCGGTGGGATCGCGCTGCACGCCGCGTCGCTCGCGGCGGACACGGCGCTGGCCCGTGCGCTCCGGCGCGCCGACATCCGCGCAGCCGAGGCCGACGTGGGGGCGGCGCGCGCGGCGGTGGACCTCCGTATCCGCGGCCGCCGCCCGAACCCGACGCTGATGGCGGGGCTCAAGGAGCAGGCCGGGGGCATGGCCGGCGCAGTGGTGGGCGTCTCCGTCCCGCTGCCCCTCTCCGACCGCAGCCAGGGGCCGATCGCCGAGGCGCGGGCCGCGCTCGCGCAGGCCGAGACGCGGGTAGCGATCGCCCGGCGCGCGGCCGAGGCGGACGTGCGCCGCGCCTTGGAGCGCCGCGCCGCGCTCGCCGAGCGCCTGCGCCTCCGTGAGGGGCTTCTGGCGCGGGCCCGCGCCCTCCTTGCGACGGCGCGCGTGGCGTATGCGGAAGGAGAGACGAGCCTGCTGGAGCTCCTGGACGCGGCCGAGACCTTCCGCACCACCCGCGAGGGCGCCGACGCCCTCCTGGCCGAATACCTGACCAGCGTGGCCGACCTGGAGCGCGCCACCGGAGGAACGGATCGATGA
- a CDS encoding efflux RND transporter periplasmic adaptor subunit translates to MTKTMPVRRAALALLCLLPLDSCRRGGAEEEAEHPSEVVTQWNGDTELFLEYPHPLARKAVGNWAIHLTDMEDFKPIVSGSLVVRFLKDGRVAQEFTIPKPARNGIFLLDPVVREAGTYQVQLALRSPQVSSVHTLPEVRVWADEGQLPKQGEEEEAGGISFLKEQQWVIDFRVEPATEREVASSVSAAAEIVPVDGAQVLVSSPASGIAMAEANRGAPSVGTRVRAGQVLAVLSPTSEEGGYARIRENVERLQREAARAQRLFDAGAIPARRLDEARHELAVARAEARAMGGGPDADYRYRVRAPISGFVTERAFVPGGRVEAGAPLFTLVDPSTVWLKANLPAAVASALPSDARPTFTVEGDPRTYTAARLVSVGSAVDPQTRTVPAVFAVPNPDGALKTGQFARASIPAGGSVRGVAIPTRAILDDGGIPVAFVQVSGETFERRRLRTGENDGTVTEVLEGIRPGEMVVTTGAYQVRLASMSNTPMSGGHAH, encoded by the coding sequence ATGACCAAGACGATGCCCGTCCGCCGGGCCGCCCTCGCGCTGCTCTGCCTGCTGCCGCTCGATTCCTGCCGCCGGGGTGGGGCGGAGGAAGAGGCTGAGCACCCGAGCGAGGTGGTCACGCAGTGGAACGGCGACACCGAGCTTTTCCTGGAGTACCCGCACCCGCTCGCCCGAAAGGCGGTAGGCAACTGGGCAATCCACCTGACGGACATGGAGGACTTCAAGCCGATCGTCTCGGGATCGCTGGTCGTCCGCTTCCTGAAGGACGGCCGCGTGGCGCAGGAGTTCACCATCCCGAAGCCCGCTCGCAACGGGATCTTCCTGCTGGACCCCGTTGTCCGCGAGGCGGGCACCTACCAGGTGCAGCTCGCGCTCAGGAGCCCGCAGGTGTCGAGCGTCCACACGCTCCCGGAAGTGCGCGTCTGGGCGGACGAGGGCCAGCTCCCCAAGCAGGGGGAAGAAGAGGAAGCGGGCGGAATCTCCTTCCTGAAGGAGCAGCAGTGGGTGATCGACTTCCGGGTGGAGCCGGCGACGGAACGCGAGGTGGCCAGCTCCGTGTCCGCCGCGGCCGAGATCGTACCCGTCGACGGTGCGCAGGTGCTGGTCTCGTCGCCTGCCAGCGGGATCGCCATGGCCGAGGCCAACCGCGGCGCCCCGTCCGTGGGCACACGGGTACGCGCGGGCCAGGTGCTCGCGGTGCTGTCGCCGACCTCCGAGGAAGGGGGCTACGCCCGGATCCGCGAGAACGTGGAGCGGCTGCAGCGCGAGGCCGCGCGCGCCCAGCGCCTGTTCGACGCGGGCGCAATCCCGGCCCGGCGGCTGGACGAGGCGCGGCACGAGCTCGCCGTCGCGCGGGCCGAGGCGCGGGCGATGGGCGGCGGACCCGACGCGGACTACCGCTACCGCGTGCGCGCCCCAATCTCGGGCTTCGTCACCGAGCGGGCGTTCGTGCCCGGCGGACGCGTGGAGGCTGGCGCGCCGCTGTTCACGCTCGTCGACCCGAGCACCGTCTGGCTCAAGGCGAACCTCCCGGCCGCCGTAGCGTCGGCGCTCCCGAGTGACGCACGGCCCACCTTCACCGTGGAGGGGGACCCGCGGACCTACACGGCCGCGCGCCTGGTCTCCGTGGGGAGTGCCGTGGACCCGCAGACCCGCACGGTGCCGGCGGTGTTCGCCGTCCCGAACCCGGATGGGGCGCTGAAGACGGGGCAGTTCGCCCGTGCCTCCATCCCCGCCGGCGGCAGCGTCCGCGGCGTGGCGATCCCCACCCGTGCCATCCTGGACGACGGCGGCATCCCCGTCGCCTTCGTGCAGGTGAGCGGCGAGACGTTCGAGCGGCGCCGGCTGCGGACGGGCGAGAACGACGGAACGGTGACGGAGGTGCTGGAGGGGATCCGGCCGGGCGAGATGGTGGTGACGACGGGCGCGTACCAGGTGCGCCTCGCCTCGATGTCCAATACGCCGATGTCCGGCGGCCACGCGCACTGA
- a CDS encoding efflux RND transporter permease subunit — translation MLNGLIRWSIANRLLVAAAAVLLLVAGAVTAARMPVDVFPDLTAPTVTVLTEAHGMAPEEVETLVTYPVETAVNGSTGVRRVRSATSQGISIVFVEFDWGTDIFQARQIVAEKLQLVAAALPAGVPPPVLAPVSSIMGEIMIVGVTGDRRATPMEVRAVADWTVRRRLLAVPGVSQVIPIGGEVKQYQVLVSPDRMRSYGVTLAEVLHAAEGANVNASGGVYMDRGQEYVIRGIGRAQSLADIANTVVSVRGGVPVLVGDVAEVRVGASPKLGDGSINAAPAVVMSVAKQPGTNTLELTRRIDATLDEIQKTLPAGVKVNKGVFRQASFIRTAVDNVIEALRDGAILVVIILFLFLWSVRTTFISVLAIPLSLAVAVFALKALGISINTMTLGGMAIAIGALVDDAVIDVENVFRRLRENRLKPEAERLPAFEVIYQASKEIRASITTATLIICVVFVPLFFLSGVEGRMLRPLGIAYIVSILASLVVALTLTPALCAYLLPNAKETGAEHESRLVTWLKARYAAVLGPALRHPRTLIGGAVAAVVLALAAVPFMGRAFLPEFQEGSLVISALTVPGTSLEESNALGRRIEQILLEHPAVRETARRTGRAELDEHAQGVNAAEIDVRLDLSRHELEETVDELRRKLAMVPGTEITIGQPLGHRIDHMLSGTRASIAIKLFGPDLYELRRLGEAIKQAAAKVEGTADVAVEQQADVPQARIAMDRAAMARYGVTPEYLAEAIDVAFAGEVASQVLEGQQSFDLVVRFDEASRGSLERIANARFDTPVGVQVPLSALAQVRNDRGPNGISRENVQRKIVVQSNVSGRDVGSVVQHIQERVAAEVKLPAGYSIEYGGQFESAGEATRTIGLLSLVSLAAVFLLLFLEFGSTRQAMLVMVNLPLALVGGVFAVVLSGGVLNVATLVGFITLFGIAVRNGILLVSHYNHLLGEGVPLDEAVFRGSMERLNPVLMTALSAGLALVPLALAGGEPGNEIQSPMAVVVLGGLLSAVVLNMLVVPALYRRYGVQGPARAMPVAGEARAVRAIQTTLSEENS, via the coding sequence ATGCTCAACGGACTGATCCGCTGGTCCATCGCCAACCGCCTGCTGGTGGCCGCCGCGGCCGTGCTGCTCCTGGTGGCCGGGGCGGTCACAGCGGCGCGCATGCCGGTCGACGTATTTCCCGATCTCACCGCGCCCACGGTGACGGTGCTCACCGAGGCGCACGGGATGGCGCCTGAGGAGGTGGAAACGCTCGTTACCTACCCGGTGGAAACGGCGGTGAACGGCTCCACGGGGGTGCGCCGGGTCCGCTCGGCCACGTCGCAGGGCATCTCCATCGTCTTCGTGGAGTTCGACTGGGGGACGGACATCTTCCAGGCGCGGCAGATCGTGGCGGAGAAGCTCCAGCTGGTGGCCGCGGCGCTGCCGGCGGGCGTGCCGCCGCCGGTGCTGGCGCCCGTGTCCTCCATCATGGGCGAGATCATGATCGTGGGGGTGACCGGCGACCGGCGCGCCACGCCCATGGAGGTGCGCGCGGTGGCGGACTGGACGGTGCGCCGCCGGCTCCTCGCCGTCCCCGGCGTGTCGCAGGTGATCCCGATCGGGGGCGAGGTCAAGCAGTACCAGGTGCTCGTCTCCCCGGACCGGATGCGCTCGTACGGCGTTACGCTGGCCGAGGTGCTGCACGCGGCGGAGGGCGCGAACGTGAACGCCTCTGGCGGCGTCTACATGGACCGCGGCCAGGAATACGTGATCCGCGGCATCGGGCGGGCGCAGAGCCTTGCCGACATCGCGAACACCGTCGTCTCGGTGCGCGGCGGCGTGCCGGTGCTGGTCGGGGACGTGGCCGAGGTGCGCGTGGGCGCCTCGCCCAAGCTGGGGGACGGCTCCATCAACGCGGCGCCCGCCGTGGTGATGTCGGTGGCCAAGCAGCCCGGTACCAACACGCTGGAGCTTACGCGGCGGATCGACGCCACGCTGGACGAGATCCAGAAGACGCTCCCGGCGGGGGTGAAGGTCAACAAGGGGGTGTTCCGCCAGGCGAGCTTCATCCGGACGGCCGTGGACAACGTGATCGAGGCGCTCCGCGACGGCGCGATCCTCGTGGTCATCATCCTCTTCCTCTTCCTGTGGAGCGTCCGGACCACCTTCATCTCCGTGCTGGCGATCCCCCTCTCGCTGGCGGTGGCGGTGTTCGCGCTCAAGGCGCTCGGGATCAGCATCAACACCATGACGCTGGGCGGCATGGCGATCGCCATCGGGGCGCTGGTCGACGACGCGGTGATCGACGTGGAGAACGTCTTCCGGCGCCTCCGCGAGAACCGCCTGAAACCGGAGGCGGAGCGGCTCCCTGCGTTCGAGGTGATCTACCAGGCGTCGAAGGAGATCCGGGCCAGCATCACCACGGCCACGCTCATCATCTGCGTGGTCTTCGTACCACTCTTCTTCCTGTCGGGGGTGGAGGGGCGGATGCTCCGGCCGCTGGGGATCGCCTACATCGTATCCATCCTGGCGTCGCTCGTGGTGGCGCTCACGCTGACCCCCGCGCTCTGCGCCTACCTGCTCCCGAACGCGAAGGAGACGGGGGCGGAGCACGAGAGCCGGCTGGTGACCTGGCTCAAGGCCCGCTACGCCGCCGTCCTTGGCCCGGCGCTCCGGCATCCGCGCACCCTGATCGGCGGCGCTGTGGCCGCCGTGGTGCTTGCCCTGGCGGCGGTGCCGTTCATGGGGCGGGCGTTCCTCCCGGAGTTCCAGGAGGGATCATTGGTGATCAGCGCGCTCACGGTGCCTGGCACGTCGCTGGAGGAATCGAACGCACTGGGACGCCGCATCGAGCAAATCCTGTTGGAGCACCCGGCCGTGCGGGAAACGGCGCGGCGGACAGGGCGGGCCGAACTAGACGAGCACGCACAGGGGGTCAACGCCGCCGAGATCGACGTGCGGCTCGACCTTTCCAGGCACGAGCTGGAGGAGACGGTGGATGAACTCCGCCGGAAGCTCGCGATGGTGCCGGGCACGGAGATCACCATCGGCCAGCCGCTGGGCCACCGGATCGACCACATGCTCTCCGGTACGCGCGCCAGCATCGCCATCAAGCTGTTCGGGCCCGACCTGTACGAGCTGCGGCGGCTGGGCGAGGCGATCAAGCAGGCGGCGGCGAAGGTGGAAGGCACCGCCGACGTCGCCGTCGAGCAGCAGGCCGACGTGCCGCAGGCACGGATCGCGATGGACCGCGCGGCGATGGCGCGCTACGGCGTCACCCCGGAGTACCTGGCCGAGGCCATCGACGTGGCATTCGCCGGAGAGGTGGCCAGCCAGGTGCTGGAAGGCCAGCAGAGCTTCGACCTGGTGGTGCGCTTCGACGAGGCGTCGCGCGGGAGCCTGGAGCGGATCGCGAATGCGCGCTTCGACACGCCGGTGGGTGTCCAGGTGCCGCTCTCCGCCCTGGCCCAGGTGCGGAACGACCGCGGACCGAACGGGATCAGCCGCGAGAACGTGCAGCGGAAGATCGTCGTGCAGTCCAACGTCAGCGGGCGCGACGTGGGGAGCGTAGTGCAGCACATTCAGGAGCGCGTGGCCGCCGAGGTGAAGCTGCCGGCCGGGTACTCCATCGAGTACGGTGGGCAGTTCGAGTCGGCGGGCGAGGCGACGCGGACGATCGGGCTCCTGTCGCTGGTCTCGCTCGCCGCGGTGTTCCTCCTCCTGTTCCTGGAGTTCGGGTCCACCCGCCAGGCCATGCTCGTGATGGTGAACCTGCCGCTCGCGCTCGTGGGCGGTGTCTTCGCCGTGGTGCTCTCGGGCGGGGTTCTGAACGTGGCCACGTTGGTGGGCTTCATCACCCTGTTCGGCATCGCGGTGCGGAACGGGATCCTCCTCGTCTCACACTACAACCACCTGCTGGGCGAGGGGGTGCCGCTGGACGAGGCGGTGTTCCGCGGCTCGATGGAGCGGCTGAATCCCGTGCTGATGACCGCGCTCTCGGCCGGGCTTGCGCTGGTGCCGCTGGCGCTCGCCGGCGGCGAGCCGGGGAACGAGATTCAGAGCCCCATGGCCGTCGTCGTGCTGGGCGGGCTGCTCAGCGCCGTCGTGCTCAACATGCTCGTGGTGCCCGCGCTCTACCGCCGGTACGGCGTGCAGGGCCCCGCCCGGGCGATGCCCGTCGCCGGGGAGGCGCGGGCGGTCCGCGCCATCCAAACAACCTTGAGCGAAGAGAACTCATGA
- a CDS encoding HupE/UreJ family protein has translation MIIDRIGRLLPRSGRALPVLALAAGVALLLGLPYDAFAHGVASGDQGYIQESSGVLLVPFAYLGAKHMVTGYDHLLFLVGVIFFLYRMKEIGVYVSLFAIGHSTTLLLGVLTEVRVSSFLIDAIIGLSVVYKALDNLGAFKQWFGVQPNTKLATLIFGFFHGFGLATKILEFEISPNGLIPNLIAFNVGVEIGQLLALSTILIAMGFWRRTSSFSRHAYAANVAVMAAGFVLMGYQLTGFFVTQNG, from the coding sequence ATGATCATCGACCGAATCGGCCGTTTGCTCCCCCGCTCGGGAAGGGCACTGCCGGTGCTCGCCCTGGCGGCCGGCGTCGCACTGCTGCTGGGCCTGCCGTACGACGCGTTCGCGCACGGCGTGGCGTCGGGCGACCAGGGCTACATCCAGGAAAGCTCGGGTGTGCTGCTGGTGCCGTTCGCGTACTTGGGCGCCAAACACATGGTGACCGGCTACGACCACCTGCTGTTCCTGGTGGGCGTCATCTTCTTCCTCTACAGGATGAAGGAAATCGGCGTCTACGTGTCGCTGTTCGCCATCGGCCACTCGACGACCCTGCTGCTGGGCGTGCTGACGGAAGTGCGGGTCAGCTCCTTTTTGATCGACGCCATCATCGGCCTGTCCGTCGTCTACAAGGCGCTGGACAACCTGGGCGCCTTCAAGCAGTGGTTCGGCGTGCAGCCCAACACCAAGCTGGCCACGCTCATCTTCGGGTTCTTTCACGGGTTTGGGCTCGCGACCAAGATCCTGGAGTTCGAGATCTCGCCGAACGGGCTGATCCCCAACCTGATCGCGTTCAACGTGGGCGTCGAGATCGGGCAGCTCCTGGCGCTGAGCACAATCCTGATCGCCATGGGGTTCTGGCGCCGGACCAGCAGCTTCTCCAGGCACGCGTACGCCGCCAACGTGGCGGTCATGGCCGCCGGCTTCGTGCTGATGGGCTATCAGCTCACGGGCTTCTTCGTCACTCAGAACGGATAA
- a CDS encoding BlaI/MecI/CopY family transcriptional regulator, whose amino-acid sequence MPSREPNDSDGVRIQDTVRLSAQGLAKVLGDLEARVMRVAWVLGRPASARVVHERVVMEHAVAIHTVITILNKLVEKGLLRREKQDDLLHYEPTLSEDEFRTKASRQVVEGILSFGADAVTASFVDVLAERDPEQFAELARLIEKRMKEQGSR is encoded by the coding sequence ATGCCGAGTCGCGAGCCCAACGATTCCGACGGAGTCCGGATCCAGGATACGGTACGCCTGTCCGCACAGGGCTTGGCAAAGGTGCTGGGCGACCTGGAAGCCCGCGTGATGCGCGTCGCGTGGGTGCTCGGGCGGCCAGCATCGGCCCGGGTCGTCCACGAACGCGTGGTGATGGAACATGCCGTCGCGATCCACACGGTGATCACAATCCTGAACAAGCTGGTGGAGAAGGGTCTGCTGCGGCGTGAGAAGCAGGACGACCTCCTCCATTACGAGCCTACGCTAAGCGAGGACGAGTTCCGCACGAAGGCCTCGCGACAGGTCGTGGAGGGCATCCTTTCCTTCGGCGCCGACGCGGTGACCGCCTCGTTCGTCGACGTGCTTGCCGAGCGTGACCCGGAGCAGTTCGCCGAGCTCGCGCGGCTCATCGAAAAGCGCATGAAGGAGCAGGGCAGCCGATGA
- a CDS encoding M56 family metallopeptidase, which yields MSATAPGRSPALVTREEAHRRTLLLGIGTLLLFSVSPLFGHHFAAGLEQGLRGQDHLGALCLIALHTLLRPVHLLFHVLLVVGLAYALYDRFRAARRVRATLASLHSAAPAEGDAFWTAAAAAKIDPATVRVVRGLPNPAFTAGWLRPRVYVAAALADRLSANELQAVLAHEGAHVARRDPLRLSLLRLLALTLFWLPVLRRLADDVADEAEIQADDRAAREQPLALASAILSLASWRTAGPAWGEGVGFAQRMNLLDRRIRRLAGEEPAPVSRLTRRSVVGAMLALALVGASGAIMSHPLPVDHMAHPSNHCGHPGESPFGHLFCRWDVPRQAGRLCPHAPVA from the coding sequence ATGAGCGCGACAGCCCCCGGACGCAGCCCGGCGCTGGTTACCCGTGAGGAGGCGCACCGCCGGACGCTGCTGCTCGGGATCGGGACGCTGCTGCTGTTCAGCGTGAGCCCGTTGTTCGGCCACCACTTCGCGGCGGGGCTGGAGCAGGGGTTGCGCGGCCAGGATCACCTCGGGGCGCTGTGCCTGATTGCGCTGCACACCCTCCTGCGCCCGGTGCACCTTCTCTTCCACGTCCTGCTCGTCGTGGGCCTGGCCTACGCCCTCTACGACCGGTTCAGGGCTGCACGCCGGGTACGGGCAACGCTTGCCTCTCTGCATTCCGCCGCTCCGGCCGAGGGGGATGCGTTCTGGACAGCCGCGGCGGCAGCGAAGATTGATCCGGCCACCGTTCGTGTGGTCCGCGGGCTTCCCAACCCGGCCTTCACGGCCGGCTGGTTGCGTCCACGGGTGTACGTGGCCGCCGCGCTGGCGGACCGGCTTTCCGCGAATGAGCTGCAGGCGGTGCTGGCCCACGAGGGGGCGCACGTGGCACGGCGGGATCCGCTGCGCCTGTCGCTGCTGCGGCTCCTGGCGCTCACCCTCTTCTGGCTGCCCGTGCTCCGCCGGTTGGCCGACGACGTGGCGGACGAGGCCGAGATCCAGGCCGACGACCGCGCGGCCCGGGAGCAGCCGCTCGCGCTCGCCTCGGCGATCCTGTCGCTCGCGTCCTGGCGCACGGCGGGTCCGGCGTGGGGGGAGGGAGTCGGTTTCGCGCAGCGCATGAACCTCCTCGACCGCCGCATCCGCCGGCTCGCCGGCGAAGAGCCGGCCCCCGTGAGCCGGCTGACGCGCAGGTCGGTGGTGGGGGCGATGCTCGCACTGGCGCTGGTGGGCGCTTCGGGCGCCATCATGTCGCACCCGCTGCCCGTGGACCACATGGCGCACCCGTCCAACCATTGTGGCCATCCCGGGGAGTCCCCGTTCGGCCACCTGTTCTGCCGCTGGGACGTTCCGCGCCAGGCGGGCCGGCTCTGCCCGCACGCGCCGGTGGCGTAG
- a CDS encoding cupredoxin domain-containing protein produces the protein MHTSENDSLRGMQEVVVRVEGGYTPDSVRVKAARPVRLTFDRQEASGCSDVVTIPEFGIRLALPPFQTTTVEFTPAERGTYSFACGMGMLRGEIVAT, from the coding sequence ATGCACACTTCCGAGAACGACTCGCTACGGGGAATGCAGGAGGTGGTGGTCCGGGTGGAGGGTGGATACACACCGGATTCGGTGCGCGTGAAAGCCGCGCGGCCCGTCCGGCTGACCTTCGACCGGCAGGAGGCGTCCGGCTGCTCGGACGTCGTGACGATCCCCGAGTTCGGCATTCGGCTGGCCTTGCCCCCGTTCCAGACAACCACCGTGGAATTCACCCCCGCCGAGCGGGGAACGTACTCGTTCGCCTGCGGCATGGGCATGCTACGCGGCGAAATCGTCGCCACGTAG